The Phaseolus vulgaris cultivar G19833 chromosome 5, P. vulgaris v2.0, whole genome shotgun sequence genomic interval TGTCATCCAGACAATGACatataatttacataaaaattcattcattaatcaaatttttttccattcattaataataatcaCCTGCATATCAATGTTTCCAGACAATTGCATAAAATTTCTAGACAAACTTAATCATGAATCAATTTTACTCTATTCATTGATAACAATCACCTGTATATCAATGTTATCTAGACAAATTCATTAATTAATAAGCTATCCAAATTTACATCTTATCAAAAACACTTAAAAAGAATGAAGCTCAATACATTTTAATGTCTTCTATATCTTTATCCTTGAATGGAGATGGATCGTTAaataactacaaaaaaaaattaatcaataaaaagtgaaattcaaaactaaataattaaagtATTTGAGTAATTCACAGTGCTATCCCATGATAATTCAGACTGATGAATCAATGCAGAAACTCCTTCAACCtacattaataattaataatcacatcaatatttagaattttttactACCACTCTGAACTCTGGGCAAAGGGTATTCAGGTGCTTACGTGCTTACTGCTTAGCTCGATAAATAGGCCAAACAAGGGAATTCCACTGGAATAAGTGATGTAAAACTAAATATGCTAGTAAAGCTGAACTCCATAATAGTGACACCATGACCTTAAATGTTGTATATACCTCAACAAAAATTCCAAAGTAAGATATTTTCTGGATGCAGCATTTCACTATATCCCCAACTTGAAGTCTAGCCTTTCGtaagaaacataaaacaaatcaGAAGAACACTTCATTTCATTGAATCAACAATACATGCTCCATGCTAATTCAAGAAATGCTTAAAAGATCTTCCAATTTTACATCTGGTGAAATTTTATCTTCAACTTTACCATCTATCTCCGGAGATGGAGAAGAATGAGGAGAAAACATCTTAATATCAGTATCAAAACTTGTATGCTTGTACATTGATGGATCCAAGCCCTTCTGTTTTAACCAGGTCTCAAAAGCAAAGAACTTCCATTTGGAATTAAGATTACGGTATGGCAGAAATCCCACCAAGGAACCAAAAGAAACCTGTAAAATGGTTTAATTGAGTTCAGaataaattaaagaaacaaTCTAAGACTAAGAAACTGTTTTTAGTTCAGCATACCGCTTTCTAAGTACTTACAATGAAACCTTTGGTATTGCAGCTTACTAGTTCCACATCTTTTTTGTCTCCGGTCTCCCTGCCCTAGTCCAATCAGCATATTCACCTTCCTACAAAATTAAAGAGCATAAGGTTAACACAGAGCTAGGAAAATAAGTAAATAACTCATATAGTCCATATAATCTGACCTGGAAATCTGACACATTAACAACATTCCCTAAATTATCATTGCTTGTTTGACCTCCAAGATTAAGGTAAGTGCTCTCTTCAACAAATTTCGAGGTTTGTTTTGCATATTGATctaatctataaaaaaaatgcattcaaGTAATTAACCAAAACTGGAATCACAACCATAAACTTAACCATTAAACTATTTTGATATACCTTTTTGGCTTTGCCTGTATTGCAGCATCCACAGGCAACTCCAATCCATAATCAACTGACTTTATATCTAATGATTCTCTTAAATCATTTGGCGCCTGATGTAACTCCAGCTGCTCATGTTGCTTCGGTTCCTAATCAGTCaagcaaaaaattattttaaaaccaGGCTTACatcacaaaaaaattatattgcaAGTAGCaacaaattttacattttgtatACATATAAAAGACCATAAATGAGAAAGTAAGATTCCCATCAATATGGACATATATGTGATCTCTTTGAAGGGTTTCTTTAACAACACAGACTCTTAATACGACACACTTGGTTTTTATGGTGTTGATACGTCACACTGTTTCTAAATTTCATTATCTGTCCACGAATTCAGAAAGATAAAAACAGAGCTAATATGACACTATGCAATAATACTTCAATTCAAGTCCAAGACCTAACAGCAGATAACATTGAAAGACTAAGTTCAGCACTCGAAATTTCAATACAACAGCAAAGCACATTCTCAGTTTTAAAAAATTGCAAACGCATTCGTAGCACAAGCAATCGAACCTGAAACCGCACGAAGTTACaaagagaaggagaaggagCGCACATGAATACTGCACGAAGGAGAAGAAGTATTTAGGGAttaagaaaaaaggaaaaaaatggaaAACTGAAGTTTCAGTTTCAGAGAAAATGGGAAACGCGATTGAACCAAACCAGCGGAAGGATGGCAGGAGAAGAGAAGCTTCAGCGTTGCATAGTGTGGGAGGAGAAGAGAAGCTTCAGCACTGCGTACTGTGTAAGGAGAAGAGAagcacattaaaaaaaaattattgtttaaaaaaagaaataaaataagttaaaatatttatgacatAGTAAAGATTTATTATGACGGTTCTACCTTGAATAGACATAGTAAATAGTTACtgtattagttttaattttaaccgTCATAATAAACTTCATGATTATTACAAAAATGTCACTGCACAATTTGTTATGACAGGTAAATTACACCCGTCATAGTAAGCTGTCATTGATTCTTATTTTTGTACCAATGgtgttttaaaattctaaatctGCCTCATGATTGAGACTCATCCCAACTTTCTGTGAGAATAGGACTacggctttgtttggattagagggtgtgggggagtggaaagttgagagTGTGAaggagtggaagtgtgaagaaagttgagagtgtttggattgaggtatgttagagtggatgtgtgaagaaagtttattgaaatatgtgagtgatgtgattGTTGTAaagatattttgaattatttttaatgttgtaaattataagattacaaatttatccttatgtatataaaaaagaaaaaaaatgtgtatattttagttaattaaaataatatgtaaaattataatataaaaataaaataaataaatataattaaaaatttaaatataattatattatttttcattttattaatttaaaattaattttgttagttaaattaatgtatttagatagttttaatattatttatgattacttaatgtatattattttaaattatgttattatatattatatattaaacaaaaccaaaattaataacataaataaatgtACTCCATGTTCAATTTAAGAGGCTTCAACAAACTGCAGGTGCATAGCAAAATGTGAAAATGTGAGGGTAAATTAGTATTTCACCTGCTGCTTACATGGACTTTCCTCCTCTCCCCCATCCATCTTCGCATCCCATAGAGGATCCCAAAATTAACCTTTCCACAAATCCGTGCTTCCAATTCTTCGCACATCTGCGGATACAAACATGCTTGATTTCTAACTTCTTCGCTGCTCCCACCCTTCCATCTGCGGATCCAAAGCCTAAATCCGACTTTGACTTTATCTATTACCTAATTCTACATCAATTCATTCATCAATGATTCATTTCCTTTACATTCTTATCTATTTCTTCATCCTATTCTTTAGATAGAGGATTATCTTGTGTCCGAAATTTAATAAAGTGTGAAGCTCGTAACATGCAAACGATAAAATTTCTACCTTTAAATGGTTTATGAGAACATTTGTTTCATAAATAGGAAAACATACTTTCAAAATCTCACTTTCTCAATTAAttcacataataaaaaatatatattatttaaataactcttttaaaataaagtaaaggATCTTTTAGAACAAAATGAGTTATGACACCACTATTATTATTCAACGTGAATTacaaaacttttttaaaatctaacctgttaaaaataattaaattataatgaaTAAACTATATAGATCTCACATTTGATTTTATAAAGATGACTTGAATTTAActcaatttttaataaaatttaacttttactTTCATCGTAACATAAACTAATAAGTTAATAAAATGGGTCGTGTCAGCAGACCGTCCAGTTCGCCATTATTTAGACAAGATGGGTCAACTTTTTGAACCTGTCAACCCGTATTGGTCCAGTCTACCTAACTCGTTAACTTGGCAGAATGAGTTAACTTTTTTAACCCATCAACTTGTATAGATTCGGTTCGCTTAATCGATCAACTCGACGGGCCACAAGTGGTGTGGGCTGGATTAACCCACCCTTCTTTATTTTTTGCACTTTTAAAAAGGATTCTCATGTTTTTGGAATTAAAATTGGTGGTAGTCAATGCTTTATATAGaactttaattatttacattaatttctttatacatCATGTGATTCATTGAATTATTGTTGATATTTACTTGATTTTGTTAGACATTAAACTTTCTTTGATTAGAATATTAAactttaattcaaatttattgtgcattcttacttttttttattgtccAAAAGCTATATCAATGACTACAATCAAGTAAATagtccaaaataaaaaaacaaaaaaaatgaaaactatgATAGGGTGGGTTACTAATTTCAACCAAAATAACCTTAGCAGGACAACCTGATTTGTCTCATTTTTTACGGGCTAGTGGCGCGGGTCAAAATGTGTCAAGGAAGCCTATTTTGCCATCCCTAAAAAGTAGGAGAATAAATATGCTCatagtaaaaaaaatggaattcatCCATTGAATCATGTGACAATATAAGCGATAATTGATACAACAATTTGATCTCAATAATTAGCAGAGGGTGTAAAGAGCAATGTTTGAACATAATCATCAACTGTAAACGTGTTTCGATCATCTCCATGTTGATAAATTACTTGAGCAGTTCTAGCCATGTTAAGAGAAGCCTTCATAATTGAGAAAGGCAAAGAGGTTGTGGTCAAAACAAGACTATTTAACTCTGGCCATAAGTTTCGGATAAATCGTCTTATATGCTTTCTAGCAACATTTTCAtctgaaatattattttctatcaTCAGACACTGTATGCTGCAAGCATTATCTCCTCTTTCTTGTTCCTCCTGAACATCAAACATCAACAACTTCTCAGCAGTGCCATTTTCTTGttctaatatattatttttaactaataaCATAAGATATTTATGAATTATGATACGCTTGACATCAAATCAATTAAATGAAAATCAATACCTTTGAGGTTCCTAAGTCGTCCCAAAGCCTAAGAATTTCCCCCGAACATGAGAAAAGTCTTGGGTATGGGTTCATCATGGAAATGGTTTCCTTTGAGAGGCCATCCCCAATGAGAAAAGTTGCATGCACCAAGGCCATGTATGATCCTGAAGAAATCACTCCATTATCCAAATATTCTTGAAAAGTTGGCACATATTTGTTGTTGAACCATTTGGCTTCTTTTAGAAAAGCTTCAAATATGTCTATCCACTGCACCAATTAAGAAAAATCTCTCATTAGCCTCTTACTCACACATATATATAGTTACATACATGTTTCAATTTGAAAGGATATTTAAAAGCTTACAGTTCTTTTCAAGCTAGAAATAACATTTTGTCCATGCTCCATTTGAATTTTGTATGCAATTTCGTGGGTGGTGTTATACAATGCCAAATAGCTTATCTTCATATATTCAGGCAATTGTTCCATCGCATCAAGATCCCACCTGTAAATAAAAGTGGTTTCatattttgattattaaatTTACTAGTTGATTTTAACTTAGACAAATTTGAGATGCAAACCTTTTGATTGCCTTGGTAAAAAGAATGAGTTCATCTAATGTGCCGTAAGTGTCGAAGATATCATCCATAACTAGCAAAATACAAATGGTTTTTGTAAGCTCAATGCGACAATTTGAATAACACGGTTCTGGAAATATTCCCATTGTCCATAGAAAGCACTCTGCTGGTTTATCTCTAGCAAAACCAAGCCTTTCAGCAAGTCCCAATTTATTCCACCACCTGATCAAGTAAAAGTAAAAATCAAATATTGCATATTAAAAGaacattttgtttttcataaagTAATAACTCAAAAAGATGTAAAAAAATCTAAGTaggaaatatattttagaaaattaagtACCATTTGACAAGAAACATGGACATATATATTGACCCTTTATTTTAGTTTCTCCAAAGTCCACCTTTCTCAGTGTGACTCAAACTAACAACACcctttagataaaaaaaagaattatctAACAAATATAAAGAGCACAAAATTACCTAGAGATTTCTGCAAATTCTTTTTGGTGCATTGACTGAAGCATGGCGTAGTCTATCTTTGCCATTTCCAAAAGATATGGCATATGGCTACTTACTTGGCTATATTCTTTGATGTAGTTTCTAGCTTCTAACCTACTCATCCTTAGGTGTCTCGGAAGTGTTAAGGCTCTGGCAACAAGATTCCCTACATCAGGACTTAGATGTTGGAGTGATTGATGGAGATGAGCCGTGGAGAAGTCCATGGCCTTTTCTAACACTTCTTCACCTTTTGCACCTAAATATGATGCCTCATACATACTTAACATTCCCCAAATGTCATTGGTAATTGATTCCTTGAAATTCCCACTCTTGTCTAAAAATTTCTTGAAAACATCTGTGACAAAAGACACACTTAATCAAATTAGCAAGTGTGTACAACAACATTCCAAAGACTAAATAAGAATAGATTAGTGAgtaaattttataatacatatttaatttttcaacaaAGTCAAGGAAgcataaaatgaataaatttcaataaaGGCAAACTGGTTCAATAAAGTTAAATGTAAATAATTGGGAATcatgctatttttttttcttattcccTTTTACTCCTTGTTGCTTTCATGAGAGAACAAAAACAATACACAATGTTGCAAATGAATGTACCAGAAGAAGTAGGCCAGCCATTATTTCTCAGTAGTCGAAATTGAAGAGTTGTGGAAAAGAGGTCTTCTGAAAAATCCCAATCCCTTAACTTTCCAAGTTTTACATTGATCTCTTCTTCAAAATGGTGTCCAATTCCTAACCTTTGAATGGTGTCAATTATCTTCAATGTTTTGATTGGATCACTTGAGTTTAACAATGTCTCTTGGCTCCTTCTTTTAACTTGCTCCATTCTTTTTGTCCCAAGATCAATTAGACTAGGCACCTACAACCACCAAAATGAGAAAATCCATTAAAGAGAAAAtggtgaaaattttgaaagctTGTTATGACTCTTGTACTTTTTCATACTTTATATTGACTTTTCTCGTATAAACAAAGTAGTTTCAAACAAGATTATtcatacaaatataaaaaaatgtaaaaagattTATAATATAAACTGAAGTCTTACTTTTTCATCACAATAATTTATGATCAAAATTACACTAGTTATgcaaaaaaatcttatttagtAAGTCcatgtgtttattttttcttcatgttGCAACTTTCTCGTTTTTATTTTcgagatattttaaaaatatttatctatgaaaagtaaaataaaatggaaggtttatgaagaaaaagaattCCTAACTTGGTAGGTAGCGAGTTGAAGGTGTTGTGGAGGTTTGTCtaagggaagaagaaaagagtGGAAAGAGGTACAGACCTTTTGAGTGAGAGGGAGAGAGTTGATGGATAATTGCATGATGGTTGGTGTTGATGTTTTGCAGGATAAGTTCCGTAGTTGATTCATCGATGGTGGCCGATTGCGATAACCAAACGAGGTAAAAGATGAAACTCCAGGTTCTGTAACTGCACTGATTATAGTTGAAGAAGACATTGATGAGTTTTTGTGGTAAAGATGTGGTATGTGGTGGCTGGGATAGACCTATATATAGACTCACTCGTACTCACGCGTTATGCCTGCCCAGTTGTTCACTTCCATGCAGTCAGAAACAACGtgcttatattttaaatatgtataatttaattgatttaatataaaataatgaaagagagaaaaataaaatgaataaaatagtaagataaattttaaattttatttaaattatttttcctcCTCTGCTCCCTCGGTCAAAtgaataaattttgtttttctcgCCCACCATTGGATAAATTTTGGAAACATAACAAATCATCGTCCACAATTGTTTCCCTTTGACTATCTTCTACGAACTAGTTGAGTTCAAACACagatgttatattttatttaaaaatatgttaacaACAGATAACCTGAGTTCTAGACAACCGCAGTCGGCACCTCGGGCGTCTCACACCAGAAACTCATTTCACAACATTGGCGGCTTATACGGGACACTAAACAATTCCTTGGGTCTAAATAATTCCTTGCCTCTAAATAAGTCAAACTTAATCATTTGTATAGACATCAAAAattcattataattattataaatagatTATAAATAGATGAACACTTTaagaaaaagataataaaattttgatttaaaagatatattttttattaaattaataattaaattaaacgtCCTTTATAGATACTCTTATATAGAGTGACTCAAAGAGAcattaatacttaaaaaaaaatgaatttatctA includes:
- the LOC137834505 gene encoding uncharacterized protein, whose amino-acid sequence is MCAPSPSLCNFVRFQEPKQHEQLELHQAPNDLRESLDIKSVDYGLELPVDAAIQAKPKRLDQYAKQTSKFVEESTYLNLGGQTSNDNLGNVVNVSDFQEGEYADWTRAGRPETKKMWN
- the LOC137835520 gene encoding probable terpene synthase 11; translation: MSSSTIISAVTEPGVSSFTSFGYRNRPPSMNQLRNLSCKTSTPTIMQLSINSLPLTQKVPSLIDLGTKRMEQVKRRSQETLLNSSDPIKTLKIIDTIQRLGIGHHFEEEINVKLGKLRDWDFSEDLFSTTLQFRLLRNNGWPTSSDVFKKFLDKSGNFKESITNDIWGMLSMYEASYLGAKGEEVLEKAMDFSTAHLHQSLQHLSPDVGNLVARALTLPRHLRMSRLEARNYIKEYSQVSSHMPYLLEMAKIDYAMLQSMHQKEFAEISRWWNKLGLAERLGFARDKPAECFLWTMGIFPEPCYSNCRIELTKTICILLVMDDIFDTYGTLDELILFTKAIKRWDLDAMEQLPEYMKISYLALYNTTHEIAYKIQMEHGQNVISSLKRTWIDIFEAFLKEAKWFNNKYVPTFQEYLDNGVISSGSYMALVHATFLIGDGLSKETISMMNPYPRLFSCSGEILRLWDDLGTSKEEQERGDNACSIQCLMIENNISDENVARKHIRRFIRNLWPELNSLVLTTTSLPFSIMKASLNMARTAQVIYQHGDDRNTFTVDDYVQTLLFTPSANY